A single genomic interval of Nitrospirota bacterium harbors:
- the lexA gene encoding repressor LexA: MKAQLSQKQADAVRYIRNWLMHKGKTPSVRELMTALGYKSPRSAALIIEELIQKGILRKRSSGDFQLIKDIDADSVHARTVDIPLVGMVTCGVPILAQENIEGYIPVSVSLAKPGFKYFMLRAKGDSMNKAKINDGDLILVRQQAVARNGDIVVALIDDEATVKEFQHSKNCVVLMPRSSNKNHKPIILTENFQVQGVAVTTIPNLEV; this comes from the coding sequence ATGAAGGCACAACTCAGTCAAAAACAAGCAGACGCAGTCCGCTATATCAGAAACTGGCTTATGCACAAGGGCAAAACCCCATCGGTGCGTGAGTTGATGACAGCACTTGGATATAAATCCCCTCGTTCGGCTGCTTTAATTATTGAGGAATTAATCCAGAAAGGTATTTTGAGAAAGCGTTCAAGTGGAGATTTTCAATTAATCAAAGATATTGATGCAGATTCAGTTCATGCCCGCACAGTTGATATTCCTTTAGTCGGTATGGTAACTTGCGGCGTGCCTATTCTGGCTCAGGAAAATATTGAGGGATATATCCCTGTATCTGTTTCCCTTGCAAAGCCCGGATTTAAATACTTCATGCTTAGGGCTAAGGGCGATTCTATGAACAAAGCTAAAATCAATGATGGAGATTTAATACTTGTCCGCCAGCAAGCAGTAGCACGAAATGGCGATATAGTTGTAGCGCTGATTGATGATGAAGCAACTGTGAAAGAGTTTCAGCATAGTAAAAATTGTGTTGTTTTAATGCCGAGGTCGAGTAATAAAAATCATAAGCCGATTATCTTGACTGAAAATTTTCAGGTTCAAGGAGTGGCTGTAACAACAATTCCAAATTTGGAGGTTTGA
- a CDS encoding type II toxin-antitoxin system PemK/MazF family toxin, with the protein MKQPKRGEIYFLDFSPSKGREMKGPHPALVIQNDIGNKVGSLTIVAAITSNLRVAELPVGVLIKPKESGLPHESVVHLGQIYTIDKERLENFVGALPEHKINEVDKAMAISLGLREFWE; encoded by the coding sequence ATGAAACAGCCTAAGCGTGGTGAAATATATTTTCTTGACTTTAGCCCTTCAAAGGGCAGGGAAATGAAAGGACCTCATCCGGCGCTTGTTATTCAAAACGACATAGGTAATAAAGTCGGGAGTTTGACAATTGTTGCTGCCATAACAAGCAATCTCAGAGTTGCTGAATTGCCGGTAGGCGTATTAATAAAACCAAAAGAAAGCGGACTGCCCCATGAATCTGTTGTACATCTTGGGCAGATATATACCATTGATAAAGAGAGACTCGAGAATTTTGTTGGAGCACTTCCCGAACACAAGATAAATGAAGTTGACAAGGCTATGGCAATAAGCCTGGGATTGAGAGAGTTTTGGGAATAG
- a CDS encoding ribbon-helix-helix protein, CopG family, with protein sequence MSVAKLGISFPVELVEEIDKISKGLKKNRSEFVREAITKMISDYKKQQAIGKAERIYKEIADDDKRLSEDFLSICAEPVATYKAGRKAKRK encoded by the coding sequence ATGTCGGTTGCAAAACTTGGAATAAGCTTTCCTGTAGAACTTGTTGAAGAGATAGATAAGATTTCAAAGGGATTAAAAAAGAACAGAAGCGAATTTGTCAGAGAGGCTATTACAAAAATGATTAGTGATTACAAGAAGCAGCAGGCTATTGGAAAAGCAGAAAGAATTTATAAGGAAATCGCAGATGACGATAAGCGCCTTTCAGAAGACTTTTTGAGTATCTGTGCAGAGCCTGTTGCAACATATAAAGCCGGCAGAAAGGCAAAGAGGAAATGA
- a CDS encoding site-specific DNA-methyltransferase produces MLKTDTLFSIKEASVWATQYLSKTVTTANILYLIQYGRVKKIGDNGMSQVSKQELMTYYKTYNGKREVLWKNQLGDDLNWALSFDQYKEAETTKHVHRLHPYKGKFIPQLVEYFLDGHTDKFKKQVCFKKGAIVLDPFAGSGTTMVQACELGIHAIGIDVSVFNAFIGNCKVTKYNLDDAQMEINRITKALKEFLLSSHTLEFEGKLLQALYVFNNKYFPVPEYKYKVNRNQINEEKYGAEKGKEFLPIFNKLVKQYNIKLRQDQADSFLDKWYSQHIRDEIRFVFDEIKKIKNADTKRIISIILSRTIRSCRATTHADLATLIEPITATYYCAKHGKVCKPLFSILKWWETYTKDTINRLSQFDRLRTQTYQFCLTGDSRTIDIFGELEKKNPAFLELARKQKIKGIFSSPPYVGLIDYHEQHAYAYDLFGFKRKDDLEIGPLHKGQSREAKQNYIQGITDVLNNCKKFLVADYDIFLVANDKYNMYPTIAENAGMKIVKKFKRPVLNRTEKDKGAYSEIIFHFKAK; encoded by the coding sequence ATGCTTAAAACAGATACGTTATTTTCCATAAAAGAAGCCAGCGTATGGGCGACACAGTATTTAAGCAAAACTGTAACAACCGCTAATATTTTATACCTTATTCAATATGGCCGTGTCAAAAAAATTGGTGACAATGGCATGTCGCAGGTTTCAAAGCAAGAATTAATGACTTACTATAAAACTTATAATGGTAAGCGCGAAGTTTTGTGGAAAAACCAACTCGGAGACGATTTAAACTGGGCCCTTTCGTTTGACCAATATAAAGAAGCAGAAACAACCAAACACGTTCACAGGCTCCATCCGTACAAAGGGAAATTCATTCCTCAGCTGGTGGAATACTTCCTTGACGGCCACACTGACAAGTTCAAGAAGCAAGTTTGCTTTAAAAAAGGCGCTATTGTTCTTGACCCTTTTGCAGGCAGCGGAACAACAATGGTGCAAGCTTGCGAACTTGGGATACATGCTATCGGCATTGATGTTTCTGTTTTCAATGCTTTTATAGGGAATTGTAAGGTTACGAAATACAACTTAGATGACGCTCAAATGGAAATCAACCGAATAACAAAAGCCCTCAAGGAATTTTTATTAAGTTCTCACACGCTTGAGTTTGAGGGAAAACTTTTGCAAGCGCTTTATGTATTCAACAATAAATATTTCCCTGTTCCTGAATACAAATATAAAGTCAACCGTAATCAGATAAACGAGGAGAAATACGGCGCAGAAAAGGGAAAAGAGTTCTTACCCATATTCAACAAACTTGTTAAGCAATACAACATCAAATTAAGGCAGGACCAAGCTGACTCCTTCCTTGACAAATGGTATTCGCAACATATTAGAGACGAAATTCGGTTTGTGTTTGATGAAATCAAGAAGATAAAAAATGCTGACACTAAGAGAATCATCAGTATTATCTTGAGCAGAACTATTCGCTCCTGTAGAGCCACAACACACGCTGACTTAGCAACGTTGATTGAGCCAATTACAGCAACGTATTATTGCGCGAAACATGGCAAGGTTTGTAAACCACTTTTCTCAATTCTCAAATGGTGGGAGACGTACACGAAAGACACTATTAACCGGCTTTCACAATTTGATAGATTGAGAACTCAAACTTATCAATTTTGCCTAACTGGGGACAGTAGAACTATTGATATCTTTGGAGAACTTGAAAAGAAAAATCCTGCCTTTTTAGAATTAGCACGAAAGCAAAAAATCAAAGGAATATTTTCGAGTCCTCCCTATGTTGGGCTAATTGATTACCACGAACAACATGCCTATGCTTATGACCTTTTTGGTTTTAAACGCAAAGATGATTTAGAAATCGGCCCGCTCCATAAAGGACAAAGCAGAGAGGCGAAACAGAACTATATCCAGGGAATAACTGACGTGCTAAATAACTGTAAAAAGTTTTTGGTTGCTGATTATGACATTTTCCTTGTAGCCAATGACAAATATAATATGTATCCTACCATTGCAGAAAATGCGGGCATGAAAATAGTAAAAAAATTTAAACGACCTGTGCTAAACCGCACAGAGAAAGATAAAGGAGCTTATTCGGAAATAATATTTCATTTTAAAGCAAAATAA